One region of Fusarium oxysporum f. sp. lycopersici 4287 chromosome 14, whole genome shotgun sequence genomic DNA includes:
- a CDS encoding amidase: MNNQASHERKIPSRKDRIDPWRLTASEALGKIQADEMSVQEYAESLLERIKARDEDVKAWAYLDKKRVLQEARRLDKIPKKKRGPLHGLPIAVKDVIYTKDMPTQFNSPLYDGHFPVTDAASVRILRHAGALIFGKTTTTEFAAIHVGPKTHNPHDPLRTPGGSSSGSGAAVADFQAPMALGTQTGGSMIRPASFNGIYGFKPTWNSVSREGQKIYALMYDTLGWYGRCVEDLVLLADVFALQDDKDEDRSFQGIVGARFAICKTSIWPMAGPGTQDALARAADLLRSHGAEVHELELPSAFDDVPEWYRIGLHTEGRTSFLPEYRVGKDQLGQVLIEHVENSDNFTRKTQLMASDKLAAMRPVFDFIASQYASIITPSVPDEAPIGLKSTGSHVFCAMWSGLHVPVLNVPGFKGEHGMPIGLSLVAPRYRDRHLLKVGKAVGEIFEAEGGWEMKIE, encoded by the exons ATGAACAATCAGGCGTCGCATGAGAGAAAGATCCCTTCTCGAAAAGACCGCATCGATCCATGGAGACTCACGGCTTCTGAAGCTCTTGGGAAAATCCAGGCGGATGAGATGTCAGTCCAAGAGTATGCTGAGTCTTTACTTGAGAGGATCAAGGCACGCGATGAAGACGTCAAAGCTTGGGCATACCTGGACAAGAAGAGGGTCCTGCAGGAAGCAAGACGTCTAGATAAGATCCCCAAGAAAAAGAGAGGACCTCTTCATGGACTTCCAATCGCTGTGAAGGATGTCATTTACACGAAAG ACATGCCTACTCAGTTCAACTCGCCACTATACGATGGGCATTTTCCCGTGACAGATGCCGCTTCTGTACGAATTCTTCGTCATGCTGGTGCCCTTATCTTCG GTAAAACAACTACCACCGAGTTCGCTGCCATCCATGTCGGCCCCAAGACCCACAATCCTCATGACCCTCTACGCACTCCGGGCGGATCATCCAGCGGCTCCGGAGCTGCTGTTGCCGATTTCCAAGCCCCCATGGCCCTTGGGACACAGACAGGCGGATCCATGATTCGTCCTGCATCATTCAATGGGATTTATGGGTTCAAACCAACCTGGAACTCCGTCTCTCGCGAGGGTCAGAAAATATACGCTCTGATGTACGACACTCTTGGATGGTATGGACGATGTGTCGAAGATCTGGTCCTTCTGGCCGACGTCTTTGCTCTTCAAGATGACAAAGACGAGGATCGTTCTTTTCAAGGCATCGTAGGGGCACGTTTCGCAATCTGTAAGACGAGCATCTGGCCCATGGCTGGTCCTGGAACCCAAGATGCTCTCGCCCGCGCTGCAGATCTTCTTAGATCCCATGGCGCAGAAGTAcatgagcttgagcttccttCGGCATTCGATGATGTGCCAGAGTGGTATCGTATTGGGCTTCACACCGAGGGCCGTACCTCTTTCCTACCAGAGTATAGAGTTGGAAAAGACCAACTCGGCCAAGTCTTGATCGAGCACGTCGAGAACTCCGACAATTTCACTCGCAAGACGCAACTGATGGCTAGTGACAAATTGGCTGCCATGAGGCCTGTCTTCGACTTTATTGCCTCGCAGTATGCATCAATCATCACGCCGAGTGTACCAGACGAGGCCCCCATTGGTCTGAAGAGTACAGGAAGCCATGTTTTCTGCGCAATGTGGAGT GGCCTTCATGTCCCAGTCCTGAATGTACCAGGTTTCAAGGGTGAGCACGGCATGCCCATCGGCCTCTCCCTCGTCGCACCACGATATCGCGACCGTCACCTCTTGAAAGTCGGCAAAGCGGTCGGTGAAATATTCGAAGCCGAAGGCGGTTGGGAGATGAAGATCGAGTAA